GTCTCCCACCGGTTCGTTATCCAGAACGTCAAACTCCGTCTTCGCGATCGCGCCAGATCCTTCTCTTTGGATACCGAGACTCGCGTTTCGGCGTAGCACGGTGATTTCTTCCTCTTGCGTGGGATAACGAAGCCGATGGCAAAGCATAAACCGATCTAGCTGAGCCTCCGGAAGTTCGAATGTCCCAGCTTGTTCGACCGGATTTTGCGTTGCGATAACGAGAAATGGCGCATGCAAAGGAAACGTCGTCCCTCCCAAAGTGACCTTCCGTTCCTGCATCGCCTCTAGTAACGCCGATTGCACTTTGGGGGCAGCCCGATTGATCTCATCGGCCAACATTAAGTTGGTAAAGATCGATCCTTTGTTGACGACAAACTTTTGAGTGTGCGGATCGAGTACTTCGGATCCGAGAATATCGGAGGGGAGTAAATCGATTGTGAACTGGACGCGCGAAAAATGTAACGAGATTGATTTTGCGAGAACGGAAACAAGTAATGTTTTCGCCAGCCCAGGTACCCCCTGCAATAGGATGTGGCCGGACGAAAGCAAGGCGATCAGCAATCGCTCTACAACAATGTCTTGTCCGACGACTACAGTACCGATCCGCTGCCGGACTTGTTCAATGTAGTTGGTTACTTCGGCTCTCTGCAGTGTGTCGAAAGTGTCTGCCATACGGGGCCCTATCAGTTTTTCGCGTTTCAAATCAAGGGAAGAGATTTCGGAACAGGGTGGAGATCGGATCGGAGGCGATCATGCAGAAACGCTTCTGATTCGTGTTGACCACCGACGTCATGAAAGTTGCGGAAGTTATGAATAACTTGGTATCTCCTCACATCAAATCTTCTCCAGGCTTCCCGCGCTGTCACGGAAACAGTTCCTCATAAATGGAAACCTGCCGTGGTTCCGGCCTGTCTTTCAAACTTCTATTGTGACTGAAGCACTGTCCGGCTTGGATTCGACCGTGGTGTGGTTTTCCGTACGCTGCGTAATCTCTTGGACGTGAATGGCGCGAGATTGCTTATCTGGTCGTGACATAATGGAAGGCAGAATGATTGATCTTCGCGTTTGGTTTGTACGGTGGATCCTGGAGTCAAGAAATATCTCAGCAACGTCTGTACCAGCTGTTATGCCTGCCCGGTCGTCATACCCGATCTGACACAGAATCCAGGCCGGCTTTCAGGTCGCGTAACCTTAAGCCCAGTAGTTGTTTACGATGTGCTTCGGCGAAGAGCACGCCCGACCTGCCGAGAGTGGATGCTTACGCCGACGGCCAAGTAGGACTTGAAGAATTGTGCGAAATCGTACTGCCTATGGCGGTAGAGATAACCCCTGTCGGATATCTGTTGTGCCTATTTATTGAGCGAGATGGTCTGCTGTTAGAAGGTCAAAGTTGCGGCGCGTCTCCATCTTTGCGCCCAATACTGTGCGAAGATTCCCACACATATGACGCCTATTGGCCAACATGACGAAGGTGAAAGTTTCCTGGACGTCGTCAATTTGTTCATGCAACTGGAAACAATAAATAGATGACCTGACGCCTAGACTTGACGGGTGTCCTGTCCGCTGGGAAGTCAACCGGGCCACAATGGGTCGGTGAGTTCAATTGGTTTTCATCAACTGAATAATCAACGCTTAGTTCGGGATGATGGTACAGCTCAAGATATTAGCACCGGCGACCATCCACGGGCTGCCAAGTTCCCCATGAAAGCAATCGAACAGTAAACTAAACGCGCCAGAAGCATTTTCGACGGAAAATGATAGAGTGAAATGTGTCTCCTCGGGGTGCTTTGATGTTGTCGTGGTTTGACGACGATTGTCGTGAATTATCCATCGGATGAGATGGGCTCCGGGGTGTGCGAGTCAAGTTGCCAGGCATCGTTTTGGGCAGGCGATAATGTAGGGTGGGCTGTCAGCTGCTCGTTGTCCATCTTTTAGGGACAAGTCCTAGGCCATCGTGGACCTTGCTGGCGCTGCTTATTGACCTCGGTACTTCTATTCATCCACGCGAGTACCTAGTCGCTCGTATTCATCTTCTAGTAGCCAAAGTTTCGCGGCTTCGTAGGATTCCGCATTGGAGACCTGCTTTCCGTCCTCGTGTGGGTCCAAGACGATACATCGGCCCTGCATGTGGGGCGTTGATTTAACGATGAGAACGTACGGGGGTGATAGGCTGAGGTCGGCCCACACTTCCATCCAATTCAAACTCATGTCGCCAACTTCGTCCGTAAATTGAAAAAAAGTTGCACGAGTAAATCTCGCACACAAAAATGTTGTTCATGACAAGTTCGACCACAGCGCTTTGCGGTGGTCTTAACGTAAAGGGTCATTTGCCCATGCAACTGCTGTAAACCTCTTGGAAGATTTCCTCGGGAAGATCCTTCCTCAAGTCGTCGAGCGGCGTCTTGCCTTCATAATCTTCGGCGTGCGGATTCAGGCCATCCTTCACCATTTCAATGAAAGTATCCCGCCGAAACCGCCTGGCATTGTAGTGCAAAGGTGTCCAAAGATAGTGGCTTTTGCGAAGATCAAATCGTGCTCCTGCATCCCTTAGGCGTTGATAAAAGACCGGTGTCATCTCGGTAAGCGTTAGGGCATGATTTACTTCAATTACAGAGGGGACGATTCCAAAATTTGGATCTGCGCCATGTGAAAGCAAGCAGTCCACATGCCCAAGCTTTTGGTGCCCCACGGCCAATTCAAGAGGTGTGTATCCGTCTTCGTTCAGGTCATTGATCATCCCCCCGGCGGCAAGCACAGACTGCAGCATCGCACAGCTACCATAAATCGTAGCGAGGTGTCCCTGGCCGAATTCGAGGTACGATTTGCAGTCTGAAAATTGAACCTGGCCATGCGCCGCATTAACGTAGGCAATGTTCTCACAAGCCACGGCATATCCCAAAGGACAAAACTCGTCCAGATAGTAATGGGTCATTTTAAACGGCACACTTTGTATTTCGTCGAGTGAAAACTCTGCCATTCGTTCGATTGCAGAATTGTCGTGCTGCGCTATGGCCAAGTAATGTTTGTAGAGTTCGGACGAAAGCTCCAACTGAGCCGGCAATACGAAATCGTCACAAATGTCGTCCGGATCGTACTTCGAAAAATAGACGGCCGTGAGCCAATGGCTTTCCTCGACTAAGCCATTCTCGAGGTACCCGAAATAGATAACGTTCTCTCTAACATATTCCTCGGGAAAGGAACGATACACTGGCTCCAGCGCGTCACGTCCGGCGATTTTAGAATCGAACCAACTAACTTGATCCAAGTAGATGATCTGCGAGTCGATCTCAACGATCAGAAAGAAGTGGTTATCGAGTCTTCTCGGTTTTCGAAGTCTCTCGAAAAAATCAGCCCACCTTGCCTTTGCCTGTCCGCGTGGTTTCAGACTGTCTTGACTGAGTGATCTCGGAAGTGCTTGTGCCCTTTCCAGTTTTTCAAGGAACATGCCGTATGACTCCGGGTTTTCATGGTGTAAAGCGAGCGTGAACAGACATCATCATGTTCGGACCATTGGACGTCGCCTCTTTTGTCCATCTTCTGACTTGGAAATCGATTTTTCTGAAGCCTGAGATGGTTTGGAAGCGTTTGCCTCGCAAGGATAAGCGTTTTGGATCGGTCGTTCCAAATCACACGATGAATATCTCGGAAGCCAGATCAGATTTCAGACTGGGCATGCCATACTAACTTCGATTGACCCTTTTATTGGCAATGCAGCTTGCACCCATAGGTGGATGTTGATTACATTTTTAGTTCATAGGATACCGCTCGCTGGAGTGGTGTGTGTCGTTTGCTCGGGCGATTATTGATGTCTGCGCCCGTAATCCAACGTGGCAATGGGCCGATTGGCCACGAATCCGGGGCTTCCGTTGGTCGCCCCTATTAGATTGCTGTTGCAGACTTCAATAATAGCCATCGAATCGTTCGGTTCGGCGGCTCGATAGCGCACACCGATGCATCACGAAAAACCAGGCAAGGTGGTGTGATGTTGCTTCCGGCTACGGTGGTTCTTCAGCCAGCGTTCCATTAGCCAGATTGTGAAAGCCGAAAATGGCTGTTCCCATTTCTAAAGATCTCCTTTACACGGAAATCCTCGGCATCCCACGCCACGAGTGCCCACCGAGTCATTACCGGTTGTTGGGGCTCAACAACTTCGAGCGCGATCCTGCGATCATCCAACAGGCCATCAACTCGCGAGTAGGTTTGGTTCAGCAGGCCCAGCGCGGAGCGATGGGGGATGAGATGATCCGCCATCTACGCGAGGTCGGAAATCTGCTACTGACTCCGCATCTCAAGGAATCGTACGACGGCATCCTTCTACAACAAACAATGAATCCGTCTGCCGCAGCACCAGCAGCAGCGGCCGATGACTATCGCCTGCGGCCAGCTCCGCCGGCCCCTCCTGCCCCTTCTCCACCTCCGCCAGCGGGTAACTATGCGCCGCCAGCCGTTGCCAGGACGGGACCTGCGATGCAGGCTCCGACCGCGACGGCTCGACCTAGAAAGAAGCACCCAGGGCTGAAACGTTCGCGCGTTTACGTTCCGATATGGGCGCGCGTCTTGATCACTGCCATGTTTGTCGCTGCCCACGGCGCGATTTACTGGTACGCGTACGACTACATGAATCGTCCGTCGACGACACCCACCACGACGCTGGAGAGAGAAGCTCAAGCGAACAACACGGGTGTTCCTAATCGTTCTGAAAAGAACGAAGTCGTCGCGACAACGCCGAAACCAACCGCCCCATCACTTAATACTCCCTCTTCACCGCAGCCGACAACTCCTCCAAAGACACCGAATTCGAGTGCGACGTCGGTAGCATCGTCGACGCCGCTGCCACCCTCTTCTGATCCGTTTGGGTCGATCGCGACGCCGTCCGGCCCGAGCTTGGCGGATCAAATTGAAAAGGTTGTCCCGACGCCGTCCAAACCGAGGCCGTTTTCGCAACTGGAACCATTCGTCGGGCTACCTGAATTGAAACCAGAGTTCTCGACGCTAGAAGGAGCGACCGCCATCGGAAGCCTCGTGGCGGACGTTGCGGCTGAGATGGAAATAGCGATTGAAAGCGCCGCGGTTGACTTAAGTGGAAAACGCTTCGATGTGACTTCGAACTCCACAACCGGATCTGGCACGCGGAACTGGGATGTCAATGTGGTAACCAATGGTGCCGATCAACCGGAGCAGAGCAAACCAGTTGGCCATTTACATACGGACGAATCAGGGACGCTGAAGTTCCATTGGAATGCCAACACCCTGCCGGCCGAAGCGGAGCAATTGCAGAACACGATGCTGGTGTGCGCTTTTGAAAGTCATCAGCACGCGATGGCCCTGCGTGTGCCGGAAACGCTTCCCGCAATCGCAATGAATCTGGACGGTAAGAGCCTGATTTCCACCGTTTCTCTGACGGCGCCTCCTTTGGAGGAAACGTTACACGTGGCGGTCAACTTCAAGCAATCCATCCCCGTGACCATGGTTGCAAAGCCTGTCGATCAAACCACGCCCGTGGGCGACAATGTAATTCTCACCCTGGGAGATTCCGACGACGTTGTTCAGGGCGAGATTCGTGTGGTCACGAAACGTAACTCAAATGGTGAATTGGAAGTTACCGTGCTCCCAAAGTACCGGCAAACGGATGACGGGCGACTCTCTGAGTTAACTGATGACAAGCTCGTCAGCCAATTGAATCGCTTGCAACGGTTGCTTTCGGACGATGCGAGAGATTTGGCTTCCGCCTATGCCAGTTTGCCGAATCACTTGGCGAACATGAAGAAGCTACAAGCGACGACTCCGCGGAATAACGACGAATATGGGGCGAAGTCGCGTGCCCTTATCCAAATGCAGGGCTTCATCAACAAGTGCCAGTCGACCATCCGCGCCAAGACGCGGACCATGCCAGGTTCGTATCAGGCCATGCACAAGATCATCGAAGCGGCTCGACTCGGCCGGAAACTCGATGGCGACAGCTTGATTCAATTTCGAGTCTTCGCGAAAACACCCAGTGGCGAGATCGTGATCGCACGCGGAGTGACCGCTGCCGCTACGGAAGCGGACTCCAACGCTTTCGCGTTTCTCGACAAAACGCCTGGCGTTGCTGGGACTTGGGTTCGCTTGAAACCTGAGCTGCAAGTCTTGGAATTAACCTCCGGCGGTTCGATCAGTGCCAGAACCGCCTCTGGCGGAATCCGCTCCGGTAGCTGGTCAAAATCTGGCGACAAAGTCCGGATCTCTTTCAGTGACATGTCGGGGGACTTCACTTTCTACAACGGTGTCGCCTTGGGGTCGGACGCCGGCCACGAAATCTATCGCAAGTTCTAAGCACGATCGATGCATTCGTATGGATGGGTGTAAAAAATATAGACAAGCACGCTATATTTGTCGATAATCGCTCATCGTGATGGTTGCCTGCGTGTGAGTGTCCTCGTAGGTTAACGCATTGGATTCGACTATTCACCCTATGAACGCTTGTTCTCGAGGAAGGCTCATCGATGAATTCACTCGCTCTGCGCTGGGTCGGCGCCATCTTGGTAACCCTGTTTGTCGTTGATGATGCGAGTACCCAAGAACCCACAAGAACCGCCGAGCAACTGCAAGAGGCATTCGATGCCGCACCTTTGAAATTTGCGTTTAAGGGGGGAGCAAACGGGGACGAGAATTTGGAATTGGTGGATCAGCCCCTGCTCAATTGGTCGAACCCAGAACGACGCACGCCAGCCGGTGCGGTCTACATTTGGACTTTATATGGACGACCGGAAGTCGCGATGTCCCTGTATCCAAACAATGCCGTGATCGACCAAGAGTTTCAATCCCTCTCACTCCATTCCTTACAAGCACGCGTAGAAGGACTAAGCGTTTGGAACCCTAAAGAACCAGGCGTTGAGATGAAATCGCTTAAATCCGATGCGCCCCCGGTGTCGAGCAAACCAGCACGGCTACGTCAGATGCGAAACCTGGCTCGCGAGTTCACGGCCCAACTGATTCCGCCAGGCAAAACAATTCCGCTCCGCATGTTGCCATCCCCTTTGTATCGGTACGCATCGGATCGCTCTCCTAAAATCATCGACGGAACGATCTTTACCTTTGTGCAAGGGACCGATCCGGAGGTGTTGCTTTTGATTGAAGCAGTGGCGGATAGCGACGGAGAAACTTCGTGGCGTTATGGTCTCGCACGCATGAGCATGGTCCCGATGGAAGTCCTACACAAAGATCAATCGGTCTGGAAAGTTGACTGGGCTCATCAAAGCTACAGTACGCCCTACAAAGTAATTCCCGGAGAGTAAAGCGACGTCCGACTAGGCGTATCTAAACGCGGTTTTCGATTGAGTTAAGTCCCCACCTTTTTACGTGTAGGGAATCAATTCACGTTTTTTCTGAAAAATGCTTGCTCAAAATAGACGCAATGTCTATATTCTCTTTTGTCGCGGTTAGGAATGTGTCCTGACCGCTGTTGGCCGAACCACTTTCTGGGAAGCCGAACATGCGATTGCTGACAGCTCTTCTCCTGATGCTACTTGTGCATGCACCTTGCGGATCAAGCATTTCGTGGGCTGACTCACGCGGGGAATCCCTTTCCAAGTGGATTAACGAGCGAGGTCGTGTCGCCTGGGGCGAGCCGCCAGCGAAGTGCGACGATCTGACTTTTGCACGGCGTGTGTACCTTGATATCGTCGGCCGTACGCCAAGCGTCTCAGAGTTACGTGACTTTCAAGACTTAGGAGAGAATCGCCGAGATGTTTTGGTCGAACGTTTGATCTTCGGCGAGGGGCCACGGGCGTCAGCTTACCAACGGTTGAGTGCTGAGAATCTGGCCCGACATTGGCGACGCGTGTTAATCCCGCCCGGCACAACGGTTGTTGGTTCTCCACTTACGCTGGAAGCGTGGCTGAAAGATGCTTTCGCTGAGCGTACTCCCTACGACGAAATGATGCGGGACTTAGCCGCGATTCGCTCGGCCGGGGAAGCTGGTGGTTACTATCAACTGCTAGGTGCCCAACCGGAAAACTACGCCAGCCAACTTACCCGTAGCACGCTGGGAGTGCGAATTGAATGTGCCCAGTGTCACGACCATCCCTTCGTCGATTGGAAACAGGAAGACTTCTGGGGGCTCGCTGCGTTCTATGGGAACATGCGAGGTCCGAATGATGCCGCAGCGTCGACGTCCAGCGAAGGTTCGATTACCTACGAAGGTAAAAC
This window of the Blastopirellula marina genome carries:
- a CDS encoding AAA family ATPase is translated as MADTFDTLQRAEVTNYIEQVRQRIGTVVVGQDIVVERLLIALLSSGHILLQGVPGLAKTLLVSVLAKSISLHFSRVQFTIDLLPSDILGSEVLDPHTQKFVVNKGSIFTNLMLADEINRAAPKVQSALLEAMQERKVTLGGTTFPLHAPFLVIATQNPVEQAGTFELPEAQLDRFMLCHRLRYPTQEEEITVLRRNASLGIQREGSGAIAKTEFDVLDNEPVGDLEDLVNAMRAVHEVHVSDAFVEHVAIILGKTRRHPALELGASPRAGISMIKASRARALIHGRDYVVPEDLYSLAEDVLLHRIRLTYEALAEGFTGKMVLEEILSEVASPNVSQSSPVAV
- a CDS encoding ankyrin repeat domain-containing protein — encoded protein: MYRSFPEEYVRENVIYFGYLENGLVEESHWLTAVYFSKYDPDDICDDFVLPAQLELSSELYKHYLAIAQHDNSAIERMAEFSLDEIQSVPFKMTHYYLDEFCPLGYAVACENIAYVNAAHGQVQFSDCKSYLEFGQGHLATIYGSCAMLQSVLAAGGMINDLNEDGYTPLELAVGHQKLGHVDCLLSHGADPNFGIVPSVIEVNHALTLTEMTPVFYQRLRDAGARFDLRKSHYLWTPLHYNARRFRRDTFIEMVKDGLNPHAEDYEGKTPLDDLRKDLPEEIFQEVYSSCMGK